In Phyllostomus discolor isolate MPI-MPIP mPhyDis1 chromosome 3, mPhyDis1.pri.v3, whole genome shotgun sequence, a single genomic region encodes these proteins:
- the STOML2 gene encoding stomatin-like protein 2, mitochondrial, which produces MLARAARGTGALLLRGSVQASGRAPRRASSGLPRNTVVLFVPQQEAWVVERMGRFHRILEPGLNILIPVLDRIRYVQSLKEIVINVPEQSAVTLDNVTLQIDGVLYLRIMDPYKASYGVEDPEYAVTQLAQTTMRSELGKLSLDKVFRERESLNASIVDAINQAADCWGIRCLRYEIKDIHVPPRVKESMQMQVEAERRKRATVLESEGTRESAINVAEGKKQAQILASEAEKAEQINQAAGEASAVLAKAKAKAEAIRILAAALTQHNGNAAASLTVAEQYVSAFSKLAKDSNTILLPSNPGDVTSMVAQAMGVYGALTKASVPGTQDSVSSGNSTDVQGTDASLNEELDRVKLS; this is translated from the exons ATGCTGGCGCGCGCGGCGCGGGGCACTGGGGCCCTGTTGCTGAGG GGTTCCGTGCAGGCTTCTGGCCGCGCTCCGCGCCGCGCCTCCTCAGGATTGCCCCGAAACACAGTGGTACTGTTTGTGCCGCAACAGGAGGCTTGGGTGGTGGAGCGAATGGGCCGATTTCACCGGATCCTGGAGCCT GGCTTGAACATTCTCATCCCTGTGTTAGACCGGATCCGGTATGTGCAGAGTCTCAAGGAAATTGTCATCAACGTGCCTGAGCAGTCAGCTGTGACTCTTG ACAATGTAACTCTCCAAATTGATGGAGTCCTTTACCTGCGCATCATGGATCCTTACAAG GCCAGCTATGGTGTGGAGGACCCTGAGTATGCTGTCACCCAGCTAGCCCAGACGACTATGAGGTCAGAGCTTGGCAAACTCTCTCTGGACAAAGTCTTCCGG GAGCGGGAGTCCCTGAATGCTAGCATTGTGGATGCTATCAACCAGGCAGCTGACTGCTGGGGCATCCGCTGCCTCCGTTATGAGATCAAGGATATCCACGTACCACCCCGGGTGAAGGAGTCCATGCAGATGcag GTGGAAGCAGAGCGGCGGAAACGGGCCACAGTTTTAGAGTCGGAGGGGACCCGAGAGTCAGCCATCAATGTGGCAGAAGGGAAGAAGCAGGCACAGATCCTGGCCTCTGAGGCAGAAAAAGCTGAACAAATAAATCAGGCAGCAG GTGAAGCCAGTGCAGTTCTGGCCAAGGCCAAGGCTAAAGCTGAAGCTATTCGCATCCTGGCTGCAGCTCTGACACAACAT AATGGAAATGCAGCAGCCTCACTGACCGTGGCTGAGCAGTATGTCAGCGCGTTCTCCAAACTGGCTAAGGACTCGAACACTATCCTGCTGCCCTCCAACCCTGGCGATGTCACCAGTATGGTGGCTCAG GCCATGGGCGTGTATGGGGCCCTCACCAAAGCCTCAGTGCCAGGGACCCAGGACTCAGTCTCCAGTGGAAACAGCACAGATGTCCAGGGCACGGATGCAAGTCTTAATGAGGAACTTGATCGGGTCAAGCTGAGTTAA
- the FAM214B gene encoding protein FAM214B isoform X1 encodes MRHVQAEPSPSSEPEAGPSQPAVRQGALQGGLLMGYSPAGGATSPGVYQVSIFSSPAGASEPHRALKRPSPITEGPRELKRGPGLGAREGQHPEEPSTVGLLGPEGLGLGLGVASQHFCHHGLCVIEQGGSSTSPWTSGAQITPWPPSNASCNTLHTRDWASPDLRGQGSVGESPGRASPGQLRTLDTDLHSLAQTGGKSPVAGVGNGGSPWPRESPGTANGHSPEHTPPGPGPPGPCPTKRRLLPAGEALDVSSEDEGPAPQRRRGTLGHPPAANSSDAKATPFWSHLLPGPKEPALDPTDCSPMGRRLKGARRLKLSSLRSLRKGPDLLSPPSASPVPTPAISRTLLGNFEESLLRGRFAPSGYIEGFTAEIGASGSYCPQHVTLPVTVTFFDVSEQNAPAPFLGVVDLNPLGRKGYSVPKVGTIQVTLFNPNQTVVKMFLVTFDFSDMPAAHMTFLRHRLFLVPVGEEGNASPTHRLLCYLLHLRFRSSRSGRLSLHGDIRLLFSRRSLELDTGLPYELQAVTEAPHNPRYSPLP; translated from the exons ATGCGCCACGTGCAGGCGGAGCCATCTCCATCCTCAGAGCCAGAGGCTGGCCCTTCACAGCCTGCAGTCAGGCAGGGGGCCCTCCAGGGTGGCCTGCTCATGGGCTACAGCCCAGCAGGAGGGGCGACATCCCCCGGGGTCTACCAGGTATCCATCTTTTCCTCTCCAGCTGGTGCCTCCGAGCCTCATAGGGCCCTGAAACGGCCATCCCCAATTACTGAGGGTCCCCGGGAGCTGAAGAGAGGCCCTGGGCTTGGGGCCAGAGAGGGACAACACCCTGAAGAACCATCTACTGTGGGGCTATTGggcccagaggggctggggctggggctgggtgtggcCAGTCAGCATTTTTGCCATCATGGCCTGTGTGTTATAGAACAGGGAGGTAGCTCCACCTCACCTTGGACTTCAGGGGCCCAGATTACCCCTTGGCCCCCATCAAATGCTTCCTGCAATACTTTGCACACCAGAGACTGGGCTTCCCCAGACCTAAGGGGACAGGGGTCCGTGGGGGAGTCCCCAGGGCGAGCCTCTCCAGGCCAGCTGCGCACACTTGACACTGATTTGCACAGTCTTGCACAAACAGGGGGTAAGAGCCCAGTGGCTGGGGTGGGCAATGGGGGCAGCCCCTGGCCTAGGGAGTCCCCTGGCACTGCCAATGGGCACAGTCCCGAGCACACACCCCCTGGCCCTGGacctccaggcccctgccccaccaagCGAAGGCTGCTTCCTGCTGGAGAAGCCCTGGATGTCAGCTCTGAGGATGAGGGGCCAGCCCCTCAGAGGCGCCGGGGAACCCTGGGTCACCCTCCTGCTGCCAACAGTTCTGATGCCAAAGCCACACCCTTCTGGAGCCACCTGCTGCCTGGGCCCAAGGAGCCTGCGCTG GACCCAACAGACTGCAGTCCTATGGGGCGGAGGCTGAAAGGTGCCCGTCGCCTGAAGCT GAGCTCCCTTCGAAGCCTCCGGAAGGGCCCAGACCTGCTGAGCCCCCCCAGTGCCTCCCCTGTTCCTACCCCTGCCATCAGCCGTACCCTGTTGGGCAACTTTGAG GAATCATTACTTCGAGGACGCTTTGCACCATCTGGCTACATTGAGGGCTTCACCGCAGAGATTGGAGCTAGCGGATCCTACTGCCCTCAGCATGTCACGCTGCCTGTCACTGTCACCTTCTTTGATGTTTCTGAGCAAAATGCCCCGGCCCCCTTCCTG GGTGTCGTGGACCTGAACCCCCTGGGGAGGAAGGGTTACAGCGTGCCCAAGGTGGGCACCATCCAAGTG ACCTTATTTAACCCCAACCAGACTGTGGTGAAGATGTTCCTTGTGACCTTTGACTTCTCGGACATGCCTGCTGCCCACATGACCTTCTTGCGCCATCGCCTCTTTTTGGTGCCTGTGGGTGAGGAGGGAAATGCTAGCCCCACCCACCGCCTCCTCTGCTACTTGCTGCACCTCAG GTTCCGGAGCTCCCGCTCAGGCCGCTTAAGCCTGCATGGAGATATCCGCCTGCTTTTTTCCCGCCGGAGCCTGGAACTAGACACAGGGCTCCCCTACGAACTGCAGGCTGTGACTGAGGCCCCTCACAATCCACGTTATTCACCTTTGCCCTGA
- the FAM214B gene encoding protein FAM214B isoform X2, which yields MRHVQAEPSPSSEPEAGPSQPAVRQGALQGGLLMGYSPAGGATSPGVYQVSIFSSPAGASEPHRALKRPSPITEGPRELKRGPGLGAREGQHPEEPSTVGLLGPEGLGLGLGVASQHFCHHGLCVIEQGGSSTSPWTSGAQITPWPPSNASCNTLHTRDWASPDLRGQGSVGESPGRASPGQLRTLDTDLHSLAQTGGKSPVAGVGNGGSPWPRESPGTANGHSPEHTPPGPGPPGPCPTKRRLLPAGEALDVSSEDEGPAPQRRRGTLGHPPAANSSDAKATPFWSHLLPGPKEPALDPTDCSPMGRRLKGARRLKLSSLRSLRKGPDLLSPPSASPVPTPAISRTLLGNFEESLLRGRFAPSGYIEGFTAEIGASGSYCPQHVTLPVTVTFFDVSEQNAPAPFLTLFNPNQTVVKMFLVTFDFSDMPAAHMTFLRHRLFLVPVGEEGNASPTHRLLCYLLHLRFRSSRSGRLSLHGDIRLLFSRRSLELDTGLPYELQAVTEAPHNPRYSPLP from the exons ATGCGCCACGTGCAGGCGGAGCCATCTCCATCCTCAGAGCCAGAGGCTGGCCCTTCACAGCCTGCAGTCAGGCAGGGGGCCCTCCAGGGTGGCCTGCTCATGGGCTACAGCCCAGCAGGAGGGGCGACATCCCCCGGGGTCTACCAGGTATCCATCTTTTCCTCTCCAGCTGGTGCCTCCGAGCCTCATAGGGCCCTGAAACGGCCATCCCCAATTACTGAGGGTCCCCGGGAGCTGAAGAGAGGCCCTGGGCTTGGGGCCAGAGAGGGACAACACCCTGAAGAACCATCTACTGTGGGGCTATTGggcccagaggggctggggctggggctgggtgtggcCAGTCAGCATTTTTGCCATCATGGCCTGTGTGTTATAGAACAGGGAGGTAGCTCCACCTCACCTTGGACTTCAGGGGCCCAGATTACCCCTTGGCCCCCATCAAATGCTTCCTGCAATACTTTGCACACCAGAGACTGGGCTTCCCCAGACCTAAGGGGACAGGGGTCCGTGGGGGAGTCCCCAGGGCGAGCCTCTCCAGGCCAGCTGCGCACACTTGACACTGATTTGCACAGTCTTGCACAAACAGGGGGTAAGAGCCCAGTGGCTGGGGTGGGCAATGGGGGCAGCCCCTGGCCTAGGGAGTCCCCTGGCACTGCCAATGGGCACAGTCCCGAGCACACACCCCCTGGCCCTGGacctccaggcccctgccccaccaagCGAAGGCTGCTTCCTGCTGGAGAAGCCCTGGATGTCAGCTCTGAGGATGAGGGGCCAGCCCCTCAGAGGCGCCGGGGAACCCTGGGTCACCCTCCTGCTGCCAACAGTTCTGATGCCAAAGCCACACCCTTCTGGAGCCACCTGCTGCCTGGGCCCAAGGAGCCTGCGCTG GACCCAACAGACTGCAGTCCTATGGGGCGGAGGCTGAAAGGTGCCCGTCGCCTGAAGCT GAGCTCCCTTCGAAGCCTCCGGAAGGGCCCAGACCTGCTGAGCCCCCCCAGTGCCTCCCCTGTTCCTACCCCTGCCATCAGCCGTACCCTGTTGGGCAACTTTGAG GAATCATTACTTCGAGGACGCTTTGCACCATCTGGCTACATTGAGGGCTTCACCGCAGAGATTGGAGCTAGCGGATCCTACTGCCCTCAGCATGTCACGCTGCCTGTCACTGTCACCTTCTTTGATGTTTCTGAGCAAAATGCCCCGGCCCCCTTCCTG ACCTTATTTAACCCCAACCAGACTGTGGTGAAGATGTTCCTTGTGACCTTTGACTTCTCGGACATGCCTGCTGCCCACATGACCTTCTTGCGCCATCGCCTCTTTTTGGTGCCTGTGGGTGAGGAGGGAAATGCTAGCCCCACCCACCGCCTCCTCTGCTACTTGCTGCACCTCAG GTTCCGGAGCTCCCGCTCAGGCCGCTTAAGCCTGCATGGAGATATCCGCCTGCTTTTTTCCCGCCGGAGCCTGGAACTAGACACAGGGCTCCCCTACGAACTGCAGGCTGTGACTGAGGCCCCTCACAATCCACGTTATTCACCTTTGCCCTGA